One genomic segment of Myripristis murdjan chromosome 20, fMyrMur1.1, whole genome shotgun sequence includes these proteins:
- the LOC115378974 gene encoding myosin-7-like isoform X2 produces MAEFGRAAPYLRKSDKERLEAQTRPFDMKKECFVPDPEVEYVKASITSRDGNKVTVQTEQGKTVTVKEDDVHPQNPPKFDKIEDMAMFTFLHEPAVLFNLKERYAAWMIYTYSGLFCVTVNPYKWLPVYDQSVVTAYRGKKRTEAPPHIFSISDNAYQYMLSDRENQSILITGESGAGKTVNTKRVIQYFASIAAVSGKKDAAQEKKGTLEDQIIQANPALEAFGNAKTIRNDNSSRFGKFIRIHFGVSGKLASADIETYLLEKSRVTYQLKAERDYHIFYQILSQRKPELLEMLLITNNPYDYAYISQGETTVASINDAEELMATDDAFDVLGFTQEEKNGIYKLTGAIMHFGNTKFKQKQREEQAEADGTEDADKVAYLMGLNSADLIKGLCHPRVKVGNEWVTKGQNVQQVYYAIGALSKSVYEKMFLWMVVRINQSLDTKQPRQYFIGVLDIAGFEIFDFNTFEQLCINFTNEKLQQFFNHHMFVLEQEEYKKEGIEWEFIDFGMDLQACIELIEKPMGIMSILEEECMFPKASDATFKAKLYDNHLGKSPNFQKPRIVKGKPEAHFALVHYAGTVDYNIGNWLVKNKDPLNETVVGLYQKSTLKLLALLFAGYAGADSGGKGGKGGGGKKKGSSFQTVSALHRENLNKLMTNLRSTHPHFVRCIIPNETKTPGAMENPLVMHQLRCNGVLEGIRICRKGFPNRILYGDFKQRYRILNPAAIPEGQFIDNKKGAEKLLGSLDIDHQQYKLGHTKVFFKAGLLGQLEEMRDDRLALILTGIQAFSRGILARIEFQKIVERRDALLVIQWNIRAFMGVKNWPWMKMYFKIKPLLKSAETEKEMANMKEEFAKLKEAYAKSEARKKELEEKMVSLLQEKNDLQLQVQSEQDNLSDAEERCEGLIKSKIQLEAKVKELTERLEDEEEMNAELTAKKRKLEDECSELRKDIDDLELSLAKVEKEKHATENKVKNLTEEMSALDEIIAKLTKEKKALQEAHQQTLDDLQSEEDKVNTLTKAKAKLEQQVDDLEGSLEQEKKVRMDLERAKRKLEGDLKLTQENVMDLENDKQQLEERLKKKDFEISVLNSKIEDEQSMGAQLQKKLKELQARIEELEEELEAERAARAKVEKQRADLSRELEEISERLEEAGGATAAQIEMNKKREAEFQKVRRDLEEATLQHEATAAALRKKNADSVADLGEQIDNLQRVKQKLEKEKSELRLELDDVVSNMEQIAKAKTNLEKMCRTLEDQMNEYRTKSEEGHRTINDFTMQKAKLQTENGELARQLEEKDSLVSQLTRGKQSYTQQIEDLKRQLEEEVKAKNALAHAVQSARHDCDLLREQYEEEQEAKAELQRSMSKANSEVAQWRTKYETDAIQRTEELEEAKKKLAQRLQDAEEAVEAVNAKCSSLEKTKHRLQNEIEDLMVDVERSNAAAAALDKKQRNFDKVLAEWKQKYEESQTELESAQKESRSLSTELFKLKNSYEESLDHLETMKRENKNLQEEISDLTEQLGEGGKSIHELEKIRKQLEQEKAEIQSALEEAEGSLEHEEGKILRAQLEFNQVKADIERKLAEKDEEMEQVKRNQQRVVDTLQSSLEAETRSRNEALRLKKKMEGDLNEMEIQLSQANRQAAEAQKQLKGLHSHLKDSQIQLDDALRANDDLKENIAIVERRNNLLQAELDELRSLVEQTERGRKLAEQELLDVSERVQLLHSQNTSLLNQKKKLEGDTAQLQNEVEEAVQECRNAEEKAKKAITDAAMMAEELKKEQDTSAHLERMKKNMEQTIKDLQHRLDEAEQIAMKGGKKQIQKLEARVRELENEVEMEQKKSSDSVKGIRKYERRIKELTYQTEEDRKNLSRLQDLVDKLQLKVKSYKKAAEEAEEQANTNLTKFRKLQHELDEAEERADIAESQVNKLRAKSRDVGSKKGHDEE; encoded by the exons ATGGCAGAGTTTGGGCGTGCAGCCCCATATCTCCGCAAATCAGATAAGGAACGTTTAGAAGCCCAGACTCGcccatttgacatgaaaaaagaGTGTTTTGTGCCTGACCCTGAGGTTGAGTACGTAAAAGCTTCCATTACCAGTAGAGACGGGAACAAAGTCACCGTGCAAACTGAGCAGGGAAAG ACAGTGACTGTGAAGGAGGATGATGTCCATCCTCAGAACCCGCCAAAGTTTGATAAAATTGAGGACATGGCGATGTTCACCTTCCTCCATGAACCTGCTGTGCTGTTTAACCTCAAAGAGCGTTATGCAGCATGGATGATCTAT ACGTATTCAGGCCTGTTCTGTGTGACTGTCAACCCCTACAAGTGGCTGCCAGTATACGATCAGTCAGTGGTCACTGCCTACAGAGGCAAAAAGAGAACTGAGGCTCCTCCTCACAtcttctccatctctgacaATGCCTACCAGTACATGCTCTCAG acagagagaaccAATCAATCCTTATTAC TGGAGAATCTGGTGCAGGAAAGACTGTGAACACCAAGAGAGTCATCCAGTACTTTGCCAGCATTGCAGCAGTGTCTGGCAAAAAGGATGCTGCTCAGGAGAAAAAG gGCACCCTGGAGGATCAAATCATCCAGGCCAACCCTGCTCTGGAGGCTTTTGGAAATGCCAAGACCATCAGAAATGACAACTCTTCCAGATTT GGAAAATTCATCCGAATCCACTTTGGGGTTAGCGGCAAGCTGGCCTCTGCTGACATTGAGACAT ATCTTCTGGAGAAGTCCCGTGTCACTTACCAGCTTAAGGCTGAGAGAGACTATCATATCTTCTATCAGATTCTGTCCCAAAGGAAACCAGAACTTTTGG AGATGCTGCTCATCACCAACAACCCTTATGACTATGCCTACATCTCTCAAGGGGAGACAACTGTGGCTTCTATTAATGATGCAGAGGAGCTTATGGCAACAGAT GATGCCTTTGATGTGCTGGGCTTCACCCAAGAGGAGAAGAATGGCATTTACAAGTTGACCGGTGCTATCATGCACTTTGGCAACACAAAGTTCAAACAGAAGCAAAGGGAGGAGCAAGCTGAGGCTGATGGCACTGAAG ATGCTGACAAAGTTGCTTATCTGATGGGCTTGAACTCTGCTGATCTAATCAAGGGTCTATGTCACCCAAGAGTCAAAGTGGGAAATGAATGGGTCACCAAGGGTCAAAATGTccagcag GTATACTACGCTATTGGTGCACTGTCCAAGTCAGTGTATGAGAAAATGTTCCTGTGGATGGTGGTGAGAATCAACCAATCTCTAGATACAAAGCAACCTCGCCAGTACTTCATTGGTGTGCTGGACATTGCTGGATTTGAGATCTTTGAT TTCAACACCTTTGAGCAACTGTGCATCAACTTCACTAATGAGAAGCTGCAACAGTTCTTCAACCACCACATGTTTGTGCTGGAGCAAGAGGAGTACAAGAAAGAAGGAATTGAGTGGGAGTTCATTGACTTTGGAATGGATTTGCAAGCTTGTATTGAGCTGATTGAAAAA CCCATGGGTATCATGTCCATCCTTGAAGAGGAGTGCATGTTCCCCAAAGCCAGTGATGCAACATTCAAGGCTAAGCTGTATGACAACCATCTAGGAAAATCACCCAACTTCCAGAAACCCAGGATTGTTAAAGGGAAACCAGAGGCTCATTTTGCTCTGGTTCACTATGCTGGCACTGTTGATTACAACATCGGTAACTGGCTGGTGAAGAACAAGGACCCACTGAATGAGACTGTGGTAGGACTATACCAGAAGTCAACTCTTAAGTTGTTGGCACTGCTCtttgctggttatgctggtgcAGATTCTG GCGGAAAGGGAGGCAAAGGTGGAGGCGGTAAGAAGAAGGGTTCCTCGTTCCAAACTGTCTCTGCATTGCATAGG GAGAACCTGAACAAACTCATGACCAACTTGAGGTCAACTCACCCCCACTTTGTGCGATGCATCATCCCCAATGAGACCAAGACTCCTGGGGCCATGGAGAATCCCCTGGTCATGCACCAGCTGCGCTGTAATGGTGTGCTGGAAGGCATCAGGATCTGTAGAAAAGGATTTCCCAACAGGATCCTTTATGGCGATTTTAAACAACG GTATCGTATTCTGAATCCAGCTGCTATACCTGAGGGACAATTCATTGACAATAAGAAGGGAGCAGAAAAACTACTGGGCTCCCTGGATATTGACCACCAGCAATATAAACTAGGACACACAAAG GTGTTCTTTAAAGCTGGACTTCTAGGTCAGCTTGAAGAAATGAGAGATGACCGTTTGGCCTTGATCCTCACAGGCATCCAGGCCTTTTCCCGTGGTATCCTTGCTAGGATTGAGTTCCAGAAAATTGTTGAACGCAG GGATGCCTTACTTGTGATCCAGTGGAACATACGTGCCTTCATGGGAGTCAAGAATTGGCCCTGGATGAAGATGTACTTCAAGATCAAGCCACTGCTAAAATCAGCTGAGACTGAAAAAGAGATGGCAAACATGAAGGAAGAATTTGCAAAGCTCAAAGAGGCTTATGCTAAATCAGAGGCCCGCAAGAAGGAGTTGGAGGAAAAAATGGTATCACTTCTCCAAGAGAAGAATGACCTGCAACTCCAAGTCCAATCG GAGCAAGACAATCTCTCAGATGCTGAAGAGCGCTGTGAGGGTCTGATCAAGAGCAAGATCCAGCTTGAGGCCAAAGTTAAAGAGCTGACAGAGAGactggaggatgaagaggagatgAATGCAGAGCTGACTGCTAAGAAGAGGAAACTGGAGGATGAGTGTTCAGAACTGAGGAAAGACATTGATGATCTGGAGCTCAGTCTGGCTAAAGTGGAAAAAGAGAAGCATGCTACTGAGAACAAG GTGAAAAACCTGACTGAGGAAATGTCAGCATTGGACGAAATCATTGCCAAGCTgaccaaagaaaagaaagcccTTCAGGAAGCTCATCAGCAAACACTGGATGATCTGCAGAGCGAAGAAGACAAAGTCAATACTCTGACTAAAGCAAAAGCCAAGCTGGAGCAGCAGGTTGATGAT CTTGAGGGGTCACTGgaacaagagaaaaaagtgaggATGGATCTGGAAAGAGCCAAGAGAAAGCTAGAGGGTGACTTAAAGTTAACCCAAGAAAATGTGATGGATCTGGAGAATGACAAGCAGCAGCTAGAGGAAAGGCTCAAAAA GAAAGACTTTGAAATTAGTGTCCTTAATAGCAAGATTGAGGATGAACAGTCCATGGGTGCCCAGCTCCAGAAGAAACTGAAAGAGCTGCAG gCCCGCattgaggagctggaggaagagcttgaggcagagagagctgcACGAGCCAAGGTGGAGAAACAGAGGGCAGATTTGtccagagagctggaggagatcaGTGAAAGGCTGGAGGAGGCTGGTGGAGCCACTGCTGCCCAGATTGAGATGAACAAGAAGAGGGAGGCTGAGTTCCAGAAGGTGCGCAGAGACCTTGAAGAGGCCACTCTGCAACATGAAGCCACCGCTGCTGCACTGAGAAAGAAGAATGCTGACAGTGTGGCTGACCTGGGAGAGCAGATTGACAACCTTCAGAGAGTCAAGcagaagctggagaaggagaagagtgAGCTCAGACTGGAGCTTGATGATGTGGTCTCCAACATGGAGCAGATCGCCAAAGCCAAA ACAAACTTAGAGAAAATGTGCCGCACTCTTGAagatcaaatgaatgaatacaggACAAAATCTGAAGAAGGCCACCGTACCATCAACGATTTCACCATGCAAAAAGCAAAACTTCAAACCGAAAACG GCGAGCTTGCCAGACAGCTTGAAGAGAAGGACTCTCTTGTCTCCCAGCTAACCAGAGGAAAGCAGTCATACACTCAGCAGATTGAAGACCTCAAGAGACAACTGGAGGAGGAAGTCAAG GCCAAGAATGCACTTGCCCATGCAGTGCAGTCTGCTCGTCATGACTGTGACCTGCTGAGGGAGCAGtatgaggaggagcaggaggccaaGGCTGAGCTGCAACGCAGCATGTCCAAGGCCAACTCTGAGGTGGCTCAGTGGAGAACCAAGTATGAAACTGATGCCATCCAGAGGACTGAAGAGCTAGAAGAGGCAAA GAAAAAGCTAGCCCAGCGTTTACAGGACGCAGAGGAAGCTGTGGAGGCTGTTAATGCAAAATGCTCCTCCCTGGAGAAAACTAAACACAGGCTCCAGAATGAGATTGAAGATCTCATGGTGGATGTAGAGAGATCtaatgctgctgcagcagctctggacaagaaacaaagaaactttGATAAG GTCCTTGCAGAGTGGAAACAGAAGTATGAGGAGTCCCAGACTGAGCTGGAAAGTGCTCAGAAAGAATCCAGATCTCTCAGCACTGAGCTCTTCAAACTCAAGAACTCTTATGAAGAGTCTCTGGATCATCTGGAGAccatgaagagagaaaacaagaaccTTCAAG AGGAAATTTCTGACCTGACTGAGCAACTTGGTGAGGGAGGAAAGAGCATCCATGAGTTGGAGAAAATCCGTAAACAGCTGGAACAGGAGAAGGCTGAGATTCAGTCTGCACTGGAGGAAGCTGAG GGCTCACTAGAACATGAAGAAGGAAAGATCCTTCGGGCTCAGCTTGAGTTCAACCAAGTTAAGGCTGACATTGAGCGTAAACTGGCTgagaaggatgaggagatgGAGCAGGTCAAGAGGAACCAGCAGAGAGTGGTGGACACTCTGCAAAGCTCTCTGGAAGCTGAGACTCGCAGTAGAAATGAGGCACTAAggctgaagaagaagatggagggagatcTGAATGAGATGGAGATCCAGCTCAGCCAGGCCAAcaggcaggcagcagaggctcagaagcAGCTCAAGGGTCTCCATTCACATCTCAAG GACTCCCAGATACAGCTGGATGATGCTCTTCGTGCCAATGATGACCTGAAGGAGAACATTGCCATTGTGGAGAGACGCAACAATCTGCTGCAGGCTGAACTTGATGAGCTGAGGTCTCTGGTGGAGCAGACTGAGAGAGGTCGCAAACTGGCTGAGCAGGAACTGCTGGATGTCAGTGAGAGAGTTCAGCTGCTGCACTCTCAG AACACCAGCCTGttgaaccagaagaagaagcttGAAGGTGACACAGCCCAGCTTCAGAATGAAGTGGAAGAGGCTGTGCAGGAGTGTAGAAATGCTGAGGAGAAAGCCAAGAAGGCCATCACTGATGCTGCCATGAtggcagaggagctgaagaaggagCAGGACACCAGTGCTCACCTGGAGCGCATGAAAAAGAACATGGAGCAAACCATCAAGGACCTGCAACACCGTTTGGATGAAGCTGAGCAAATCGCCATGAAAGGTGGCAAGAAACAGATTCAGAAGCTGGAGGCTAGG GTGAGAGAGCTGGAAAATGAAGTAGAGATGGAGCAAAAGAAAAGCAGTGACTCTGTAAAAGGCATCCGCAAATATGAAAGACGCATAAAGGAGCTCACTTACCAG ACTGAGGAGGATCGCAAAAATTTGTCCCGTCTCCAGGACCTGGTGGATAAACTTCAACTCAAGGTCAAATCCTACaagaaagcagcagaagaagct GAGGAACAAGCTAACACCAACCTGACTAAGTTCCGTAAGCTGCAACATGAGCTggatgaggcagaggagagggctGACATCGCTGAGTCACAGGTCAACAAGTTGAGAGCCAAGAGCCGCGATGTTGGTTCTAAG AAAGGACATGATGAAGAGTGA